The Anopheles gambiae chromosome 2, idAnoGambNW_F1_1, whole genome shotgun sequence genomic sequence CCCAAATACGGCTTACTATAATTCCAATAAAATCTTCTGTTTTAGTTATTGAAATATCTTCAAATTTTCAGTGAAGCTGCATAAAACTTTGTTCTTTccagtaggggaaggtaggtaaagacggtcactgcgggtaagatgaacacttctcataaatgcatcaaaatgttAATTTGCGAAAAgatcaacaatgcagcatcctaacttaaagttaaacaacacatttgagaacatttttggcatatcctataacaaattttacaaaaagggtctcattttcaatctctcactatagagcgttactttttcactccatAGTGAGACGATGTAGGTTAGTGAGTTGATGTTAGGTACGGAtagcttggatgatttttctACCGTGTTGGTTTTTTCGCACACTTTGCACCGACGTAGCAATTCATCGATGTAGGCGTGTGACGTAAAACGACAACCATGTCTACCTCAAACAAACATACGAATAATAATATGTTGTGTAATGTTTATGAAGTGATATAAATAGTTTAAAGATTAAATACGTACAAGTAAGCTTAAAATTTATTGCAGCAGCTTCCATGGTATGTTAGTACGGGCAGACAGTGGATCACGCACCGCTGCCAGACTGATATCGTCATTGGCCGCATGGTGTACTTTTGATGTCTGGATTGCGGCAGGACGACACCAACATATCCAGGACCCTACAGGAAGCAGTTTCATTTGAAATTCTCAACATCTGCGTCACCTATTTGCCCTTATATTGTCGGAGGGAATGtcccagaatcctcttttatTGTAGGACGCAAACGTGAAACGATTTTCTGAAGGGCAAAATCAGAGCCGGTGCACTGTACACACTCGGAGCAGAATCGGCTGCTGCGAACTGTCAAGCACCTCAAAGTGCAGCGACTCATTGATCAGCACCTGCGCTAAATCGCGCCGCAGAAGACGCTGACGATGTTTCCTGTATGCCGCAGTTATTCGACTTTATGCAGATAGGACCAGACCTGCTACAATGCGCCTTATCCGTTGCCGAAATATTTTCATTGGTGGACGATGAGCACTTTTATGCTATCGATGTGCTGGATTACATATTAGTATACGTGAACCGATTGAACAACGAATAACGAATTACGATGTAATTACCGCAGCAGTGGATAGCTACGGTTTGACAGAACAATCCAGCCGAAAGTAGGCACATGGACAGATCTTTTTCATCGATGGACACCGGGAAGCCGTTTTTGTTCGAAACTATACTTGCGTACACGCGTTTCTAATCGGAAATTGCAATCGCAGTGAATCCGAGTGGAATTGCTGCTCTGCTACTGACCGGGGGACGTACGCTACACTctatgtttaatatgtttaatatgtttaatatgctgctgctgcatgctgAGGGGCAAATGTAAGGTATTGTGTTGCGGGAAAACATACGTGTGCCGACAGCCTAAACTGTTCAAGATGCTGAAGAGCGGAAAGAGTTCGCAAAATTTCTGCTCTGCATCAACGTGAGTCATACGACGTACGGCATACGACATTCCCGGGATTCGATAAGGCGTATGCCAAGATACCATGGGACTTGATGTTACCTGGAACATATGACTCGAAAGGTAAAGTAAATTTATCGCAAACAGtgttaattttgataaaaaatatttattccaGCCGGTACACCATCCACAATTCAATTTGTAGTAtattgaataaaagaaaattatgaaatcatAATCATATACACTGCaaagtttgtttgaaataATATTAGCACACTAAAAAATTCTTTTACAAAGAATTCTACAACAAAATTATTGATTGAAGTGCAATTCTTATATCGTTGATAAGACGTATACGTCCCAATAAACGTTGCGtagccctgtaaccgggccattttaactagtcctataacaaattttacaaaaaggttctcattttcaatctctcactatagagcgttactttttcactccatAGTGAGACGATGTTGGTTAGTGAGTTGATGTTAGAGGCAGAtagcttggatgatttttgtacCGTGTTGATTTTTCCGCACACTTTGCTCCGACATAGCGATTCATCGATGTAGGCGTTGGACAAAAAACGACAAACCATAAACAATCATTCAAATATCGTCCATACGTGTATAAAGTTATGTAAGGCCGCAAATACACAAATTCAGGATCATTACACCGTCGAAAACTCCGAACAGAATTGGCTaaatcaatctaaataatCCAGTCCCCCCCCCCTATCTCGCCtaacacttctttcgcttttactTCTTTAAAGTTTCGAGTTtaaacctaccgaaaactaccgataaaattttgatgcgcctaccgaaaaccgccaaaataatctggccacactggctgCGGTAGAGAAAAACACGATGAATGGCTGCTGCACCGTGGATTGCATACTTTGCGGCGTTTTCGGGTTGTCCGGTGAAAATACTATATTAATCCTTGTATGAAgaataatttgatttgaacGTTGGAGAGATAAATCAAgttaaaattatcaatttaTATTCTGTGTTTATAAATAAGCCTTTAAAATAGTTACAAAAGTGAAACAATATTAAACTGCTCATTTTAAATCTTCGCTGGaggtaaaatttatttttccaatttATATAAATtactattttcaaaatatctgCATCATTATGTGAAAAATACGAAAACACAATggaaataatcattttttatcATAGATTCTGACGTTTTGTGAGGCCAGCGAGGGATTTTAACCTTTACTTTTACCGATTTAAATGTCTGATTTAAAAAGGCAGGATATACTTCTTCATTCAGAATGGATGTAGTGTTTTCTTAAACACCAAaccttttattttaaattattattaacgaGCTTCTTTAACAGTTTGTACTATTAGTTTTAAACCGTATATGGGTGTTCTGGGCAGTTTGAGTTGAAATATTGATTCCAATCGTCTTTACATCTAATCCAAACATCAAAAATCTGTCCTTTCGTTTCCAATATTCTTAGTTAGTCCACCCTTTGCTTTGCTGCGTTATGGTATAATTTTCAGCTCATCAATTTGGTGCTGCTTCCAGCGCCTTGCGTCCGGATGGATCCTGTTCCCTATCGTCCACATCGGGTCACTATTGCTATTCAAAGCACGGGCCATAACTTCCCTGCGCCTAAAATATCCCATCGGCTGATGGCCCGGGTAGTCCACGTAGGAAATGGTACTAACTTTAGGCCCAACTGCTTTACCATTCCGGTTTCTCAGTGCGCTGTACACCGTGAAGGGAATAACGCCGAAAAGGAACAAACCCTCGATCAGGCTTAGTATGGATCCTCCAAAGCAGAGCCCCAGGATGCCGCCAAAGGTAGCGACGAGCGTCTGCCAGGTGACGAACGGTTCGCGCCTATACTTTAGGCAGTTGGTCGACCGAAAGTGCACGTGCAGCACACCGTATGCGGAAAAATTAAACTCTGGACTGGTGTTGAAAAGGGTGTGGAGGAATTAGATAAAACATTTGGCAATTGGTAATGTAATTTGTGGCAACACTTACACGTAAAAGTCTTTCTTCGGGTTGGAGATAGAGTTCGTGATGGTGTGGACTTCGTTTTTCTGTCCAAATATACACAGATTAGCCAGGTGTACGATTAGTTCTTTATCAAAAACTATCTCACCTCTATATTGCAACTAGGAAAGCAACGGCACCTAATGATGGACCGTTGCGTTGCCGTACCGATCATCTCCGCCACCTGCTCTGAGGTAAAGCTGACTCGATCTGCAACGAAGTAAGTtctgtttttcatttcatacTTTAAATTCACAGCACACCGAAACTACCTTTCAAATCCAGCAGGCAGCCCAGCTCCCGGAACCCACAGATCGGCACCTTCAGCTCGGCCTGCAGCTCAACCGTCTGCTTGAACAGCGGAATGCACCGGCAAACGCTGGCCGTGTACCGCAGCTCGCACTCGTTCATGCAGTTGCTGTACGTGTACGGTACGCCAACCGTACTATTACCTTCATCCTCAAACGCACAGCCACGCTTTTCTAGCGCAATGCTCCTCAGCGACGGGCTCGCCGTCACGAGCGTGGGCAGCACGGACACATCCGTCTCGGTGCCCCGCTGCACGATGGTCGTATAGTCGGAAAAGTCGGGAAAATCGAACGAACGATGCACAAACACCTCGATGCCGTAGGAGAACCGGTTCGAGGCGGTGTAGTACTGCTCGCCAATATCCATCAGCACGGAAAGTCCTTCCCCCTTGCCAATGCCCGTCACGTGGAGGCTTTCCTGGGGCGGCGCTTCGCCCGGTTCCTTCGCGCGCGAAAACACCGGCTCCAGAAAGCGGTCCGCGTTGAACGAGCAGCAGTAGCCGGCGAAGATTTTCGTCCGCCGAAACAGGGTACGACACTGTACCGGTTGCATTAgccagaagcagtgcaccagcATCGTCTCGCACGGGGGTGCAACCTCGAATGCTAGCTGCTCCGTGTCGTATCCTTTCGAGCGGAGCTGCTCCTCTATCGCGACGATGCGCTGATCGATCGGACGTAAATCATTCAGCCGGGGCAGGGAGTAAATCACGTCTATCGTGTCATTTATATGCACTCCCAGCTTCGCTCTAGTGTTGGAGTGAAACGACATGTAAAGGAACATTTTTTGCTAAATTTGCTTCTTTACGAACACTTACAGCTTCGCTCCAAGCTCCTCCGCCTTGGTAGAGTGTATCTTGTTAATGTTGCACAGCGTAACCGCTGGGAAAGCAATCAGCGACACCGGGTAGGAGGTCGTCTCGATCGTGGTCAACGTGGGATTGCTCCGGAACTGGTCCCACGCCGAGCTGGAGAGGAAGAGCGTGAATCCCAAGCTTACTACCGCGATTACGCTCCACACGAACCGTAGCGGCGTATTGCCCTTCGTTGCCTTGTTGCGCCCAATGTACCGCAGTCCATGGAGCGAAGAGTTTTCACAAAATATCCAAAATGTCTGCACGACTGTTTGAGAGG encodes the following:
- the LOC1270354 gene encoding sodium channel protein Nach, which codes for MAHSPSIASALRLASQTVVQTFWIFCENSSLHGLRYIGRNKATKGNTPLRFVWSVIAVVSLGFTLFLSSSAWDQFRSNPTLTTIETTSYPVSLIAFPAVTLCNINKIHSTKAEELGAKL
- the LOC133391002 gene encoding uncharacterized protein LOC133391002, which translates into the protein FSAYGVLHVHFRSTNCLKYRREPFVTWQTLVATFGGILGLCFGGSILSLIEGLFLFGVIPFTVYSALRNRNGKAVGPKVSTISYVDYPGHQPMGYFRRREVMARALNSNSDPMWTIGNRIHPDARRWKQHQIDELKIIP